In Archocentrus centrarchus isolate MPI-CPG fArcCen1 chromosome 22, fArcCen1, whole genome shotgun sequence, one DNA window encodes the following:
- the dpysl5a gene encoding dihydropyrimidinase-related protein 5a isoform X2, producing the protein MSSSSANVRILIKGGKVVNDDCTQEADVYIENGIIQQVGKELMIPGGAKVIDASGKLVLPGGIDTSVHLEESFMNATTADDFYSGTKAALAGGTTMVIGHVLPEKNESLLEAYEKCRSSADSKSCCDYALHVGVTWWGPKVRAEMEKLVRDKGVNSFQMFMAYKDMFMLRDSELFQVLQHCKDIGAIARVHAENGELVAEGAKEALDLGITGPEGIEISRPEELEAEATHRAITIANRAHCPIYLVNVSSMSAGDVVATAKMQGKVVHGETTTANAVLNGMQYYHHDWCHAAAHVTVPPLRLDPNTPNFLMSLLGNDTLNVLGSDHRPFTIKQKAMGKDDFTKIPHGLPGIQDRMSVIWEKGVIGGKMDENRFVAVTSSNAAKIYNLYPRKGRIIPGADADVVVWDPEGSKIISVESQVQGGDINLYEGLRCHGVPLVTISRGRLVYENGMFTCAEGSGKFCPLRTFPDYLYKKMVQREKCQAVKAVEREPYTGEVVAVVNSGKRDTGSSDLDTPTRPCTRHGGMRDLHESSFSLSGAQIDDNIPKRSSARILAPPGGRSSGIW; encoded by the exons ATGTCTTCCAGCTCAGCGAATGTGCGGATCCTGATAAAGGGCGGCAAAGTGGTGAACGACGACTGCACCCAGGAGGCCGATGTCTACATCGAGAATGGCATCATCCAGCAGGTGGGGAAGGAGCTGATGATCCCAGGTGGGGCCAAAGTGATTGACGCCTCGGGGAAACTGGTGCTTCCTGGGGGTATCGACACCAGTGTCCACCTGGaggagagcttcatgaatgccACCACGGCAGATGATTTCTATAGCGGCACCAAG GCTGCTTTGGCTGGTGGCACAACCATGGTGATCGGACATGTTCTGCCTGAGAAGAACGAGTCTTTGCTGGAAGCCTACGAGAAGTGCCGCAGCTCAGCCGACTCCAAGTCCTGCTGTGACTACGCTCTGCATGTGGGAGTTACTTGGTGGGGACCCAAG GTTCGAGCTGAGATGGAGAAGCTGGTGAGAGACAAAGGAGTGAACTCCTTTCAGATGTTCATGGCTTATAAGGACATGTTCATGCTACGGGATAGTGAACTATTCCAGGTCCTGCAGCACTGTAAGGACATCGGAGCCATAGCGAGGGTCCATGCTGAGAACGGCGAGCTTGTGGCAGAG ggcGCCAAGGAAGCATTGGATCTGGGCATCACTGGCCCAGAAGGGATTGAAATCAGCAGGCCTGAAGAG TTGGAAGCAGAGGCAACCCACAGGGCAATTACCATCGCCAACAGG GCCCACTGCCCAATCTATCTCGTGAATGTCTCCAGTATGTCTGCTGGAGATGTAGTGGCTACAGCCAAGATGCAAG GCAAGGTGGTCCATGGAGAAACTACCACAGCCAATGCTGTCCTGAATGGGATGCAGTACTATCATCATGACTGGTGTCATGCAGCTGCCCATGTGACTGTGCCTCCTCTCCGCCTGGACCCCAATACTCCAAATTTCCTAATGAGCCTGCTGggaaa CGACACTCTGAATGTTTTGGGATCTGACCATCGTCCGTTCACCATCAAGCAGAAAGCCATGGGCAAGGATGATTTCACAAAGATCCCTCATGGACTTCCTGGCATTCAAGACCGTATGAGTGTCATCTGGGAAAAAGGGGTG ATTGGAGGTAAAATGGATGAGAATCGCTTTGTAGCAGTCACAAGCTCAAATGCAGCTAAGATCTACAACCTCTACCCAAGGAAAGGCAGGATCATCCCAGGAGCAGAtgctgatgtggtagtctgggACCCAGAGGGATCCAA GATCATTTCTGTGGAGAGCCAGGTCCAGGGAGGGGATATAAACCTGTATGAAGGTCTGCGGTGTCATGGTGTACCCCTGGTCACCATCAGCCGTGGACGTCTGGTCTATGAAAATGGCATGTTCACATGTGCTGAGGGCTCTGGAAAGTTTTGCCCACTGAGGACTTTCCCAGATTACCTCTACAAGAAGATGGTTCAGAGAGAAAAG TGCCAGGCAGTGAAAGCTGTGGAGCGGGAGCCCTACACAGGTGAAGTCGTTGCTGTGGTAAATTCTGGAAAGAGGGACACCGGCTCTTCAGATCTGGACACTCCGACACGCCCCTGCACCCGTCATGGGGGCATGAGGGACCTCCATGAGTCCAGCTTCAGCCTGTCTG GTGCTCAAATTGATGACAACATTCCAAAGAGATCCTCGGCCAGGATCcttgctcctcctggtgggagaTCCAGCGGGATCTGGTAA
- the dpysl5a gene encoding dihydropyrimidinase-related protein 5a isoform X1, with protein MRSIAMSSSSANVRILIKGGKVVNDDCTQEADVYIENGIIQQVGKELMIPGGAKVIDASGKLVLPGGIDTSVHLEESFMNATTADDFYSGTKAALAGGTTMVIGHVLPEKNESLLEAYEKCRSSADSKSCCDYALHVGVTWWGPKVRAEMEKLVRDKGVNSFQMFMAYKDMFMLRDSELFQVLQHCKDIGAIARVHAENGELVAEGAKEALDLGITGPEGIEISRPEELEAEATHRAITIANRAHCPIYLVNVSSMSAGDVVATAKMQGKVVHGETTTANAVLNGMQYYHHDWCHAAAHVTVPPLRLDPNTPNFLMSLLGNDTLNVLGSDHRPFTIKQKAMGKDDFTKIPHGLPGIQDRMSVIWEKGVIGGKMDENRFVAVTSSNAAKIYNLYPRKGRIIPGADADVVVWDPEGSKIISVESQVQGGDINLYEGLRCHGVPLVTISRGRLVYENGMFTCAEGSGKFCPLRTFPDYLYKKMVQREKCQAVKAVEREPYTGEVVAVVNSGKRDTGSSDLDTPTRPCTRHGGMRDLHESSFSLSGAQIDDNIPKRSSARILAPPGGRSSGIW; from the exons ATGAG ATCAATAGCCATGTCTTCCAGCTCAGCGAATGTGCGGATCCTGATAAAGGGCGGCAAAGTGGTGAACGACGACTGCACCCAGGAGGCCGATGTCTACATCGAGAATGGCATCATCCAGCAGGTGGGGAAGGAGCTGATGATCCCAGGTGGGGCCAAAGTGATTGACGCCTCGGGGAAACTGGTGCTTCCTGGGGGTATCGACACCAGTGTCCACCTGGaggagagcttcatgaatgccACCACGGCAGATGATTTCTATAGCGGCACCAAG GCTGCTTTGGCTGGTGGCACAACCATGGTGATCGGACATGTTCTGCCTGAGAAGAACGAGTCTTTGCTGGAAGCCTACGAGAAGTGCCGCAGCTCAGCCGACTCCAAGTCCTGCTGTGACTACGCTCTGCATGTGGGAGTTACTTGGTGGGGACCCAAG GTTCGAGCTGAGATGGAGAAGCTGGTGAGAGACAAAGGAGTGAACTCCTTTCAGATGTTCATGGCTTATAAGGACATGTTCATGCTACGGGATAGTGAACTATTCCAGGTCCTGCAGCACTGTAAGGACATCGGAGCCATAGCGAGGGTCCATGCTGAGAACGGCGAGCTTGTGGCAGAG ggcGCCAAGGAAGCATTGGATCTGGGCATCACTGGCCCAGAAGGGATTGAAATCAGCAGGCCTGAAGAG TTGGAAGCAGAGGCAACCCACAGGGCAATTACCATCGCCAACAGG GCCCACTGCCCAATCTATCTCGTGAATGTCTCCAGTATGTCTGCTGGAGATGTAGTGGCTACAGCCAAGATGCAAG GCAAGGTGGTCCATGGAGAAACTACCACAGCCAATGCTGTCCTGAATGGGATGCAGTACTATCATCATGACTGGTGTCATGCAGCTGCCCATGTGACTGTGCCTCCTCTCCGCCTGGACCCCAATACTCCAAATTTCCTAATGAGCCTGCTGggaaa CGACACTCTGAATGTTTTGGGATCTGACCATCGTCCGTTCACCATCAAGCAGAAAGCCATGGGCAAGGATGATTTCACAAAGATCCCTCATGGACTTCCTGGCATTCAAGACCGTATGAGTGTCATCTGGGAAAAAGGGGTG ATTGGAGGTAAAATGGATGAGAATCGCTTTGTAGCAGTCACAAGCTCAAATGCAGCTAAGATCTACAACCTCTACCCAAGGAAAGGCAGGATCATCCCAGGAGCAGAtgctgatgtggtagtctgggACCCAGAGGGATCCAA GATCATTTCTGTGGAGAGCCAGGTCCAGGGAGGGGATATAAACCTGTATGAAGGTCTGCGGTGTCATGGTGTACCCCTGGTCACCATCAGCCGTGGACGTCTGGTCTATGAAAATGGCATGTTCACATGTGCTGAGGGCTCTGGAAAGTTTTGCCCACTGAGGACTTTCCCAGATTACCTCTACAAGAAGATGGTTCAGAGAGAAAAG TGCCAGGCAGTGAAAGCTGTGGAGCGGGAGCCCTACACAGGTGAAGTCGTTGCTGTGGTAAATTCTGGAAAGAGGGACACCGGCTCTTCAGATCTGGACACTCCGACACGCCCCTGCACCCGTCATGGGGGCATGAGGGACCTCCATGAGTCCAGCTTCAGCCTGTCTG GTGCTCAAATTGATGACAACATTCCAAAGAGATCCTCGGCCAGGATCcttgctcctcctggtgggagaTCCAGCGGGATCTGGTAA